In Zhaonella formicivorans, one DNA window encodes the following:
- a CDS encoding CPBP family intramembrane glutamic endopeptidase, with the protein MALKRRWPGPPWGLVDAMLALVLVFIINNSMGFIAKALGIRWSTLGFFTFASVLQTAGIIGVVFYYALVRYHTGGRALGLSARDLGRYIFTGLAGGVLIFLVVMLSGIFVQRFYPVTAELQPFAQLVLNANTWPQLAVLFVLGVVLAPLGEELYFRGFLYPVLRSYLGVPAAVLLSGGFFGLLHFDLLRFLPLALGGAGLAWLYERTGSLYTSIAAHGLWNFVMLALLAAKNPNFI; encoded by the coding sequence TTGGCACTTAAACGCCGGTGGCCCGGCCCGCCTTGGGGCTTGGTCGATGCGATGCTTGCCCTGGTTTTGGTGTTTATAATCAACAATTCTATGGGGTTTATCGCCAAGGCGCTGGGCATAAGGTGGTCTACGCTGGGGTTTTTCACCTTCGCCAGCGTCCTGCAAACTGCGGGAATAATTGGCGTAGTGTTTTACTATGCATTGGTAAGATATCATACGGGAGGCAGGGCATTAGGTCTTAGTGCCCGAGATTTAGGCAGGTATATATTTACCGGTTTGGCAGGAGGAGTCCTGATTTTTCTTGTGGTAATGCTCAGCGGCATTTTTGTGCAGCGGTTTTATCCGGTGACGGCAGAACTGCAGCCTTTCGCCCAACTGGTTCTTAATGCCAACACCTGGCCTCAACTGGCTGTGCTTTTTGTGTTGGGCGTTGTGCTGGCCCCTTTGGGGGAAGAGTTGTATTTCCGCGGTTTCCTCTACCCTGTACTGCGCAGCTATTTGGGAGTACCGGCAGCCGTTCTTTTGTCGGGAGGATTTTTCGGGCTGCTCCATTTTGACCTGCTGCGTTTTTTGCCGCTGGCTTTAGGCGGGGCCGGGCTGGCCTGGTTGTATGAACGTACCGGTTCGCTTTACACTTCCATAGCAGCCCATGGTTTATGGAACTTTGTAATGTTGGCCCTCTTGGCCGCGAAAAATCCAAATTTTATTTAA
- a CDS encoding TIGR04076 family protein, translating to MPCRVKYNQPKKVKIIVEKVPHDEIGPCSCHTEGQVFEVDFERCPANFCAAAFHSLWPHLRVLELGGRHPWDKNAGETRVCCPDPNKPVIFKILAE from the coding sequence ATGCCTTGCAGGGTTAAATACAACCAGCCCAAAAAAGTGAAAATCATAGTAGAAAAAGTGCCTCATGACGAAATAGGTCCTTGCAGCTGCCATACGGAAGGGCAGGTTTTTGAAGTGGATTTTGAACGCTGTCCCGCCAATTTCTGTGCTGCTGCCTTTCACAGCCTGTGGCCCCACCTCAGAGTTCTGGAACTGGGAGGCAGGCACCCCTGGGATAAAAATGCCGGTGAAACCCGGGTTTGCTGCCCCGATCCCAACAAGCCGGTAATTTTTAAAATACTTGCTGAATAA
- the rlmD gene encoding 23S rRNA (uracil(1939)-C(5))-methyltransferase RlmD, translating to MKPQVGGTYQIEIAGLSHEGAGVGRLEGLAVFIPGALPGELVEAKLTRLKSKFASAELLKVLKPSASRVEPACSHYAGCGGCQLQHLEYPEQLKQKTRRVRETLIRIGKLQDFKLHETLGMSEPWYYRNKAQLHAGLVEGKLKLGYYSPGTHELVPLQECSLLPPVFVALISGLEKLFNQWRLVPFNRKTGEGTLKHVILKRSRATGEVMVILVTAGTVLPDGEAMAQEILKGFPQIVSVVQNINPGYKQVLGTDFRLLVGAERIKESLGNLEFLISAASFFQVNPEQTEVLYNKALEYAELSGTETVLDLYCGTGTISLFLARKARMVYGIEEVEPAIEDARQNAEQNGITNVEFQAGTVETVLPRLAAKGIKPEVIVLDPPRQGCDRTVLEAASSLKPRRMVYVSCDPGTLARDLGILSNLDYQTTEVQPVDMFPQTYHVECVVSLKRKHSE from the coding sequence GTGAAACCGCAAGTTGGCGGCACATATCAGATTGAAATAGCCGGTCTATCCCATGAAGGCGCCGGAGTAGGCAGGCTGGAAGGACTGGCTGTTTTTATTCCCGGGGCTTTGCCGGGGGAATTGGTGGAAGCGAAATTGACCAGGCTGAAAAGCAAGTTTGCCTCAGCAGAGTTACTTAAAGTTTTGAAACCTTCTGCGTCCAGGGTTGAGCCTGCTTGTTCCCATTACGCTGGATGCGGCGGCTGCCAATTACAGCATTTGGAATACCCGGAGCAGTTAAAACAGAAAACCCGGCGGGTCCGGGAGACTTTAATCCGCATCGGTAAATTGCAAGACTTTAAGCTCCATGAGACTTTAGGCATGTCGGAGCCCTGGTACTACAGGAACAAAGCTCAACTTCATGCTGGGTTGGTAGAGGGCAAGCTGAAACTTGGCTATTACAGCCCGGGTACTCATGAGCTGGTGCCTCTCCAGGAATGCAGCCTTTTGCCGCCAGTGTTTGTAGCCTTAATTTCAGGACTGGAAAAGTTATTTAACCAATGGAGGCTGGTACCGTTTAACCGAAAAACGGGGGAGGGCACTTTAAAGCATGTTATTTTAAAAAGAAGCCGCGCAACCGGTGAAGTTATGGTAATACTGGTGACTGCCGGCACAGTGCTGCCTGACGGAGAGGCTATGGCCCAGGAAATCTTAAAAGGTTTTCCGCAAATCGTTTCAGTAGTGCAAAATATTAATCCAGGCTATAAACAGGTCCTGGGTACGGATTTTAGACTCTTAGTCGGTGCTGAGCGAATAAAAGAGAGTTTGGGGAACCTGGAGTTTTTAATTTCCGCAGCCTCATTTTTCCAGGTCAACCCGGAACAAACAGAAGTGTTGTATAACAAGGCTCTGGAGTATGCCGAGCTGAGCGGTACGGAAACAGTGCTGGATCTCTATTGCGGCACTGGCACAATTTCTCTCTTTTTGGCCCGCAAAGCCAGGATGGTTTATGGTATTGAGGAAGTGGAACCAGCGATTGAGGATGCCAGGCAGAACGCAGAACAAAACGGCATAACAAACGTGGAGTTTCAAGCGGGTACAGTTGAGACTGTGCTTCCCAGGCTGGCAGCCAAAGGGATAAAACCAGAGGTTATTGTACTGGATCCGCCGCGGCAGGGGTGTGACCGAACTGTGCTGGAAGCAGCATCTTCTTTAAAACCCCGCCGCATGGTCTACGTCTCCTGCGACCCCGGCACCCTGGCCAGGGACCTTGGCATATTGAGCAATTTGGACTATCAGACCACTGAAGTGCAGCCGGTGGATATGTTTCCGCAGACTTATCACGTGGAGTGTGTGGTATCGCTCAAAAGAAAACACAGTGAGTAA
- a CDS encoding helix-turn-helix domain-containing protein, with the protein MEYITAKQAAEKWNISQRRVQVLCEQGRVKGAVRLGWAWAIPKDADKPADLRIKSEKMHQNRS; encoded by the coding sequence ATGGAATACATTACGGCAAAACAGGCGGCAGAGAAATGGAACATATCTCAGCGCAGAGTTCAGGTTCTATGTGAGCAGGGACGAGTAAAAGGCGCTGTGCGCCTGGGCTGGGCCTGGGCGATACCAAAAGATGCGGACAAGCCCGCTGATTTGCGGATAAAGTCTGAGAAAATGCACCAAAATCGGAGTTAG
- a CDS encoding type I restriction-modification system subunit M — MDSQTYNSIVSFIWSIADDCLRDVYVRGKYRDVILPMTVIRRLDAVLEETKPAVLEMKKKLDEAGITNQTAALCNAAGQSFCNSSPFCLRDLTSRAKKQTLKADFIAYLDGFSPNVQEILDKFKFRNQIDTMVDADILGAVIEKFVSPTINLSPNPVYKDDEKKEIRLPGLDNHTMGLIFEELIRRFNEENNEEAGEHFTPRDVVELMADLIFIPIADKIKDATYSCYDGACGTGGMLTVAQDRLLELAEKTGKKVSIHLFGQEINPETYAIAKSDLLLQGQGDQADHIAFGSTLSNDQFPSYQFDFMLSNPPYGKSWKVDAEKLGGKKDIMDSRFVTYFDDDPEFSMIPRTSDGQLLFLLNNVSKMKKTTELGSRIAEVHNGSSLFTGDAGSGESNARRYLIENDLVEAIIALPENMFYNTGIGTYIWVLSNNKAEHRKGKIQLIDATSLKSPLRKNLGNKNCELTPEIRRQIVDLYMAFEENEYSKIFNNNEFGYWKVTVLRPAYNEDGSIKRDKKGNPVADKELTDAEQIPFTYKGGIEAFFEKEVKPFAPDAWIDEKQTKIGYEISFTKYFYKPIQLRSLEEITADLRALEAETKGLLDEIIGG; from the coding sequence ATGGACAGCCAGACCTACAATTCAATTGTCAGCTTTATATGGAGCATCGCAGACGACTGCCTGCGCGATGTATATGTGCGCGGAAAGTATCGTGATGTCATCCTTCCAATGACAGTAATCCGCAGACTTGACGCGGTTCTCGAAGAAACAAAGCCGGCTGTGCTTGAAATGAAAAAGAAACTTGATGAAGCAGGCATCACAAATCAGACTGCCGCCTTATGCAACGCCGCAGGGCAGTCTTTCTGCAACAGTTCCCCTTTTTGCCTGCGCGACCTTACTTCAAGGGCAAAAAAACAAACCCTGAAGGCGGATTTTATAGCTTATCTTGACGGGTTTTCGCCTAATGTTCAGGAGATCCTGGACAAATTCAAGTTCCGCAATCAAATAGACACAATGGTGGATGCAGATATTCTTGGAGCCGTTATTGAGAAGTTTGTGTCTCCCACTATTAACCTGAGTCCGAACCCGGTATATAAGGACGATGAAAAGAAGGAAATACGGCTGCCCGGGCTTGACAACCATACGATGGGATTGATTTTTGAGGAGCTGATCCGCCGTTTCAATGAAGAAAACAACGAAGAAGCCGGAGAGCACTTCACACCGCGCGATGTCGTGGAGTTGATGGCCGACCTTATTTTTATTCCCATTGCCGACAAAATCAAGGATGCCACATATTCCTGCTATGACGGAGCCTGTGGTACCGGCGGTATGCTGACTGTTGCGCAGGATCGCCTTTTGGAGCTCGCCGAAAAAACAGGCAAAAAAGTATCCATTCACCTGTTTGGGCAGGAAATAAACCCTGAAACATATGCAATCGCGAAATCCGACCTTTTGCTACAGGGGCAGGGGGATCAGGCCGACCATATCGCTTTTGGTTCTACGCTCTCGAACGACCAGTTTCCTTCTTACCAGTTTGACTTCATGCTAAGTAATCCGCCGTACGGAAAATCGTGGAAGGTTGATGCCGAGAAGCTGGGCGGCAAAAAGGACATTATGGACAGCCGTTTTGTAACATATTTCGATGATGACCCTGAATTCAGCATGATTCCGAGGACAAGCGACGGCCAATTGCTTTTCCTTCTGAATAACGTATCAAAAATGAAGAAAACCACAGAACTGGGCAGCCGCATTGCTGAAGTACATAACGGTTCTTCCCTGTTTACCGGCGACGCCGGTTCCGGGGAAAGCAATGCCCGCCGCTATTTAATTGAGAATGACCTTGTGGAAGCGATCATCGCTTTGCCGGAAAACATGTTCTACAACACAGGCATAGGCACCTATATCTGGGTTCTTTCAAACAACAAAGCTGAACACAGAAAAGGCAAAATCCAGCTTATTGATGCAACTTCACTGAAGTCACCGCTCCGAAAGAACCTTGGGAATAAGAACTGTGAACTCACCCCTGAAATCCGCCGGCAAATTGTAGATCTTTACATGGCGTTCGAGGAAAACGAATACAGCAAGATATTCAACAATAACGAATTCGGTTATTGGAAAGTAACCGTCCTGCGCCCTGCATACAACGAGGACGGCTCGATTAAGCGGGATAAAAAAGGCAATCCTGTTGCTGATAAAGAACTGACCGATGCCGAGCAGATACCCTTCACCTATAAAGGTGGCATTGAAGCTTTCTTTGAGAAGGAAGTAAAGCCCTTTGCGCCGGATGCATGGATAGACGAAAAGCAGACAAAAATCGGTTATGAGATAAGCTTTACGAAATATTTCTACAAGCCCATTCAGCTTCGCTCCCTGGAAGAAATAACAGCGGATCTCCGCGCGCTTGAAGCTGAGACCAAAGGGTTGCTCGATGAGATTATAGGGGGGTGA
- a CDS encoding restriction endonuclease subunit S, protein MLKPYAKYKSIPELWITQIPDNWSYRKIKYLFNERCEKGYPQEPLLVASQNMGVVPKDVYGNRTVEAQKDLHLLKLVKVGDFVISLRSFQGGIEYSYYQGIISPAYTVMAPKEEINSGYFRHLAKSRMFIELLQMCVTGIREGQNIDYTKLKNHLIPIPPRKEQDQIVRFLDWKLAKINKLIRVKKKQIELLNEQKQVIINNAVTKGLDKNSYTKDSGIKWIGNIPEGWNIRRLKTVGEAIIGLTYSPADLTDENDGMLVFRSSNIKNGKIVFGDNVYVNCKIPEKLITRIGDILICSRNGSRELVGKCALIDEKSKGYSFGAFTTVFRTQYPEFIYYVLNSYILKNIMGLFSTSTINQLTTSILNNIRIPFPPYDEQRKIVSFLDEECSKIDIMVSKIEREILLFQEYRARLISDVVTGKVDVRGIEIPEYEAVPDDVTEDEFDGENAMDDEAEEAEVE, encoded by the coding sequence ATGTTGAAGCCCTATGCCAAATATAAATCTATACCAGAATTGTGGATTACACAAATTCCAGATAATTGGTCTTATCGCAAAATAAAGTATTTATTTAACGAGAGATGTGAAAAGGGTTATCCTCAAGAACCTTTACTTGTTGCTTCACAAAACATGGGGGTTGTTCCTAAAGATGTATATGGTAATAGAACTGTTGAGGCACAAAAAGATTTACATCTTCTTAAGCTTGTGAAAGTTGGCGACTTCGTCATCAGTTTACGTTCATTTCAAGGCGGAATAGAATATTCCTATTACCAGGGAATTATTAGCCCTGCCTATACAGTGATGGCACCTAAAGAAGAAATCAATTCAGGATACTTTAGACATTTAGCAAAATCCCGCATGTTTATTGAATTATTACAAATGTGTGTAACTGGTATTAGAGAAGGACAAAACATTGACTATACTAAACTAAAAAACCATTTGATCCCTATTCCTCCCCGCAAGGAACAAGACCAAATAGTACGCTTTCTCGACTGGAAGCTTGCAAAAATAAATAAACTTATCCGGGTAAAGAAAAAGCAGATTGAACTGTTGAATGAACAGAAACAGGTAATTATCAACAACGCTGTCACAAAAGGTTTAGACAAGAATTCATACACAAAAGATAGTGGGATCAAATGGATAGGAAATATACCTGAAGGCTGGAATATTAGAAGGCTTAAAACAGTTGGTGAAGCAATCATTGGACTCACATATTCGCCTGCTGATTTGACCGATGAAAATGATGGTATGCTGGTATTCCGTTCTTCAAATATAAAGAACGGTAAAATTGTATTTGGTGATAATGTTTACGTTAATTGCAAAATTCCTGAAAAATTAATAACGAGAATTGGTGATATTCTAATATGCTCTCGTAACGGAAGTAGAGAGTTGGTCGGAAAATGTGCACTAATTGATGAAAAGAGCAAAGGCTACAGTTTTGGCGCTTTTACAACTGTTTTTCGAACACAATATCCAGAATTTATATATTATGTTTTGAATTCATATATTCTTAAAAATATAATGGGATTATTCTCAACCTCAACCATAAACCAATTAACAACATCTATACTAAACAATATTCGAATACCATTTCCACCGTACGATGAGCAAAGAAAGATTGTATCTTTTCTTGACGAAGAATGCTCAAAAATCGATATAATGGTTTCAAAAATTGAACGTGAAATATTACTGTTTCAAGAATACCGCGCCCGCCTTATTTCCGATGTTGTCACCGGCAAGGTGGATGTGCGCGGTATCGAAATCCCGGAATATGAAGCCGTTCCCGATGACGTCACCGAAGACGAGTTTGACGGCGAAAATGCCATGGATGATGAAGCCGAAGAAGCGGAGGTGGAATAA
- a CDS encoding type I restriction endonuclease subunit R yields MTATNTRESGLESLIVNWLVNHNGYEQGTNADYNCDYAIDETRLFRFLSATQPDEMEKLGVFKNDLKKAQFLNRLRGEIAKRGIIDVLRNGIKVYPTDLVMFYMTPTERNVKAKALFEQNIFSVTRQLQYSKDATRLALDLCIFINGLPVITCELKNQLTKQNVDDAVYQYQTDRDPKELLFQFKRCMVHFAVDDERVKFCSRLDGKASWFLPFDKGYNDGAGNPPNPDGLKTDYLWKTIFEKYMLARIIENYAQVVEETDPETGRKKYKQIFPRYHQLSVVESLLADVREKGVGQKYLIQHSAGSGKSNSIAWLAHQLIGLEKDGKPIIDSVVVVTDRVILDKQIRDTIKQFMQVSNTVAWAEHSDDLRKAISGGKKIIITTVHKFPVILDSIGSEHKGRSFAIIIDEAHSSQSGSMSAKMNIVLSGEYSAEDDSIEDKINRLIEGRKMLTNASYFAFTATPKNKTLEMFGVPYQEGDEIKHRPFHVYTMKQAIQEGFILDVLKNYTPIDSYYRLVKAIEDDPMFDKKKAQKKLRYFVESNQFAIAQKAEIMVNHFHEQVISKGKIGGKARAMVVTSSIERCIEYYYAICKCLADRRSPYKAIIAFSGEKEYGGKTLTAASINGFPDNTIEKVFRNDPYRFLVVADMFQTGYDEPLLHTMYVDKMLSDIKAVQTLSRLNRSHPQKHDTFVLDFANKTEVIAAAFSRYYRTTILSSETDPNKLYDLIAILESHQVYTDEHVDTLVELYLNGAERDRLDPILDACAALYKALDNDAKIEFKSAAKSFVRTYGFLGAILPYGNADWEKLSIFLNLLIPKLPSPQEDDLSKGILDAIDLDSYRVEARASMSIVLEDSDAEVGPVPAGKVIGTPEPEMDLLSRILTEFNDLFGNIEWNDADNVRRQIMEIPAMVSKDEKYRNAMKNSDKQNARMESERALQSVIFSIMADNMELFKQFNDNMSFKKWLSDLVFNLTYNPEGKPFELPGKQDSIRATSENIYKTNTAFGLANVAEEKVN; encoded by the coding sequence ATGACTGCGACCAACACAAGAGAAAGCGGACTTGAATCTTTGATTGTGAACTGGCTCGTAAATCACAACGGTTATGAGCAGGGCACCAATGCCGACTATAACTGCGACTACGCTATTGACGAAACGCGCTTGTTCCGTTTTCTTTCGGCGACACAGCCGGACGAGATGGAAAAACTCGGCGTGTTCAAAAACGACTTGAAAAAGGCGCAGTTTCTCAACCGCCTGCGCGGAGAAATAGCAAAGCGCGGGATTATCGACGTTCTTCGCAACGGCATCAAAGTCTACCCCACCGACCTTGTCATGTTCTACATGACCCCTACGGAAAGAAACGTAAAGGCGAAAGCCCTCTTTGAGCAGAATATTTTCAGCGTTACACGTCAGTTGCAGTATTCCAAAGACGCAACAAGACTGGCGCTTGACCTTTGTATCTTTATCAACGGCCTGCCAGTAATAACCTGTGAGCTAAAAAACCAGCTTACAAAACAGAATGTTGACGATGCCGTATACCAATACCAGACCGACCGAGACCCGAAGGAGCTGCTTTTTCAGTTTAAGCGCTGCATGGTTCATTTTGCTGTTGATGACGAGAGAGTAAAATTCTGCTCAAGGCTTGATGGCAAAGCTTCATGGTTCCTGCCCTTCGACAAGGGATACAACGACGGTGCGGGAAACCCGCCGAATCCAGACGGCCTCAAGACTGATTACCTCTGGAAAACAATCTTTGAGAAGTACATGCTCGCCCGCATTATTGAAAACTATGCACAGGTAGTCGAAGAAACCGACCCGGAAACCGGGCGCAAAAAGTACAAGCAAATATTCCCGCGTTACCACCAGCTTTCTGTTGTGGAAAGCCTGCTGGCTGATGTGCGGGAAAAAGGTGTCGGGCAGAAATATCTTATTCAGCACAGCGCCGGCAGCGGAAAGTCAAATTCCATTGCATGGCTTGCCCACCAGCTTATCGGCCTTGAAAAAGACGGCAAACCAATTATAGATTCTGTGGTTGTGGTTACCGACCGCGTTATCCTTGATAAGCAGATAAGGGATACCATAAAGCAGTTTATGCAGGTATCCAATACCGTCGCGTGGGCTGAGCATTCCGATGATCTGAGAAAGGCAATCAGCGGCGGCAAGAAAATCATCATTACCACCGTACATAAATTCCCTGTAATTCTGGACAGCATAGGCAGCGAACATAAAGGGCGCTCATTCGCCATCATTATAGATGAAGCCCATTCTTCCCAAAGCGGAAGCATGTCCGCTAAAATGAATATTGTGCTTTCCGGTGAGTATTCCGCTGAAGATGACAGCATTGAGGATAAAATCAACCGCCTTATTGAAGGACGCAAAATGCTGACAAATGCCAGCTATTTTGCCTTTACCGCCACTCCGAAAAACAAGACGCTGGAAATGTTCGGGGTACCTTATCAAGAAGGAGATGAAATTAAACATCGCCCGTTCCATGTATACACAATGAAACAGGCAATTCAGGAAGGTTTTATTCTCGACGTGCTTAAAAATTACACGCCGATTGACAGCTATTACAGGCTGGTTAAAGCCATCGAAGATGACCCTATGTTTGACAAGAAAAAGGCCCAAAAGAAACTGCGCTATTTTGTTGAGAGCAATCAGTTTGCCATCGCGCAGAAAGCTGAAATCATGGTCAACCACTTCCATGAACAGGTAATATCAAAAGGCAAGATTGGCGGCAAGGCACGTGCTATGGTTGTTACCAGCAGCATAGAACGATGCATTGAATACTATTATGCCATTTGCAAGTGTCTTGCGGACAGGCGCAGCCCGTACAAGGCAATCATAGCGTTTTCAGGCGAAAAAGAATACGGAGGCAAGACCCTTACCGCTGCTTCCATTAACGGTTTTCCGGATAATACAATAGAAAAGGTTTTCCGCAATGATCCCTACCGCTTCCTTGTTGTGGCTGATATGTTCCAGACCGGCTATGACGAACCATTGCTTCATACAATGTATGTGGACAAAATGCTGTCCGATATCAAGGCGGTACAGACGCTTTCCCGTTTGAACCGTTCCCACCCGCAAAAACACGACACCTTTGTGCTTGACTTTGCCAATAAAACAGAAGTTATTGCAGCAGCATTTTCAAGATATTACCGGACAACAATCCTGTCCTCCGAAACTGACCCCAATAAACTGTATGACCTTATTGCAATACTGGAATCCCATCAGGTATACACCGATGAACATGTGGATACTCTTGTGGAGTTATATCTTAATGGCGCGGAGCGCGACAGGCTTGACCCGATTCTTGATGCCTGTGCAGCTCTTTATAAAGCATTGGATAATGATGCTAAAATCGAATTCAAAAGTGCAGCCAAGTCTTTTGTGCGCACATACGGGTTTCTCGGTGCAATATTGCCGTACGGAAATGCTGATTGGGAAAAGCTGTCCATATTCCTTAATCTGCTGATTCCAAAACTGCCCTCTCCGCAGGAAGACGACCTTTCAAAAGGTATTCTTGACGCAATAGATCTTGACAGTTACCGCGTCGAAGCTCGTGCGTCTATGTCGATTGTGCTGGAAGATTCAGACGCAGAAGTCGGGCCTGTGCCTGCAGGCAAAGTCATAGGCACACCGGAACCAGAGATGGATCTGCTTTCCAGAATACTCACCGAATTTAACGACCTATTCGGAAACATTGAATGGAATGACGCAGACAATGTTCGCCGCCAGATTATGGAGATTCCTGCCATGGTTTCCAAAGACGAGAAGTATCGGAATGCGATGAAAAACTCTGATAAGCAGAATGCCCGCATGGAAAGCGAGCGTGCACTGCAATCAGTTATTTTCAGCATAATGGCTGACAATATGGAATTATTCAAGCAGTTTAATGACAATATGTCTTTCAAAAAGTGGCTTTCCGATCTTGTATTCAACCTGACATATAACCCTGAAGGCAAACCATTTGAATTGCCAGGGAAGCAGGATAGTATTCGGGCGACATCGGAAAATATTTACAAGACAAATACGGCTTTCGGCCTTGCCAATGTTGCGGAAGAGAAGGTTAATTAA
- a CDS encoding AAA family ATPase, with product MKASLIINLIAAHNSGDENEFAHALEALASDEEKKGNVPLANQIRNTYKNRSKVGTVKKTDFTPISSTFMPQAATMSTIAPRDKDSMLELYELINPEVGLEDVVLPKAQKEALQRIIEEQKNIKMLHKHNIMPSNRLLLCGPPGCGKTLTAKALAKEMGLPMAYVRLDGLVSSYLGQTSTNLRKIFDSVKNQRIVLFLDEFDTIAKKRDDSNELGELKRVVTTLLQNFDNMPEHVFLIAATNHHHLLDPAIWRRFNLSIILELPNEEQRTELIKKWIIEFKIGAKIDVQLISKITEGLNGAQIRELMVAATKHYITNNNNLENEDVVKILIQQLTMFTENKDSYWAVLKDMHQRGVSLRSLEKATGIKHSTIQYRVGNKSKNTKESENNAE from the coding sequence ATGAAAGCGTCACTTATTATTAATTTAATCGCGGCTCACAACAGTGGTGATGAAAATGAATTTGCACATGCTTTAGAAGCACTTGCGTCTGATGAAGAAAAAAAGGGAAATGTGCCATTAGCAAATCAGATACGCAACACATATAAGAATAGAAGCAAGGTAGGGACTGTCAAGAAGACTGATTTTACACCTATAAGTTCTACATTTATGCCACAAGCTGCGACCATGTCGACGATTGCGCCGCGCGATAAGGATAGTATGCTGGAATTATATGAACTGATTAATCCAGAAGTTGGATTAGAAGATGTTGTTCTTCCAAAAGCACAAAAAGAAGCATTGCAAAGGATAATCGAGGAACAAAAAAATATAAAAATGCTTCACAAGCATAATATTATGCCTTCAAATCGTCTATTACTTTGTGGGCCTCCAGGTTGTGGGAAAACGCTAACAGCAAAAGCATTAGCTAAAGAAATGGGATTACCGATGGCGTATGTTCGTTTGGATGGATTAGTTTCTTCATACCTTGGACAAACGAGTACGAATCTACGAAAGATTTTTGATTCGGTAAAAAATCAAAGAATCGTTTTGTTTTTAGATGAGTTTGATACAATAGCAAAAAAACGTGATGATTCTAATGAGCTTGGAGAATTAAAAAGAGTAGTCACAACATTACTGCAAAATTTTGATAATATGCCAGAACATGTTTTTTTAATTGCGGCAACAAATCATCATCATCTTCTTGATCCAGCAATATGGAGAAGGTTTAATTTATCAATTATTCTGGAATTACCAAATGAAGAGCAGCGTACTGAACTGATAAAGAAGTGGATTATAGAATTCAAAATTGGCGCAAAAATTGATGTTCAATTGATTTCCAAAATTACAGAAGGATTAAACGGTGCACAAATAAGAGAGCTGATGGTCGCTGCAACAAAGCATTATATTACAAATAACAATAACCTTGAAAACGAGGATGTAGTAAAGATTCTTATACAGCAATTGACTATGTTTACTGAAAATAAGGATTCATATTGGGCAGTACTTAAGGATATGCATCAACGTGGTGTATCTTTAAGAAGTCTTGAAAAAGCTACAGGAATAAAACATTCAACTATCCAATATCGTGTGGGCAACAAATCAAAGAATACAAAGGAGAGTGAAAATAATGCCGAATAG